A single region of the Chryseobacterium sp. 6424 genome encodes:
- a CDS encoding M14 family zinc carboxypeptidase, giving the protein MVYRILFLILFSVQFPAQQQFQTPYEKGNGNQTVTYQEMLKYYDGLDKKFKNISVQNFGQDDNGEPIKVVIFNPNKIKNTPTILINNGIHPGEPDGIDATMMLMRDLATGKISSGGLQIAAVQAYNISGMLRRGKFSRANQNGPEEYGFRGNARNFDLNRDFIKNDTENAKAFQQIFHHFKPIYFIDNHVSNGADYQYLFTYISTNKERLGKKLGDYFNRKMQPEILQNIEKKGVLSTPYVNIHGDSPDDGFPAFMDTPRYATGYTTLFNTLGTVAETHMLKPYPERVRATYEYMLASMDYVATNSTEIQQLMFSSLNELKPGSAYPIQWKLDSTQFQLLDFKGYEAAQKPSEVSGKPRLYYDRTKPFSRKVRFFDHYKSTKSITIPKYYIVPKSERKVIEHLMRNLIQMREISRDSAATVEMYRIVDYKTVKNPYEGHYLHYETTVRPETKSVTLTKGDFLISTSQPGVKYLLETLEPEAADSFFNWNFFDAILGQKEYYSDYVFEDTAAELLRTNSALRTAFELQKTADPAFAKDGDKQLEWIYRNSPYYEGTVGLYPIFRIL; this is encoded by the coding sequence ATGGTTTATAGAATCCTGTTTTTAATTCTGTTTTCAGTTCAGTTTCCCGCCCAGCAGCAGTTTCAAACACCCTACGAAAAAGGCAACGGCAACCAAACCGTCACCTATCAGGAAATGTTGAAATATTATGACGGTCTCGACAAAAAATTTAAAAACATCAGCGTTCAGAACTTCGGTCAGGACGATAACGGCGAACCAATAAAAGTGGTCATCTTTAACCCAAATAAAATCAAAAACACACCTACAATCCTCATCAACAATGGTATCCATCCCGGTGAACCCGACGGAATCGACGCTACCATGATGCTGATGCGCGATCTTGCAACGGGCAAGATTTCATCCGGTGGCTTGCAGATCGCGGCTGTGCAGGCCTACAATATTTCCGGCATGCTGCGACGCGGAAAATTTAGTCGAGCCAACCAAAATGGTCCGGAAGAATACGGTTTTCGTGGCAATGCGCGAAATTTCGACCTGAACCGCGACTTCATCAAGAATGATACTGAAAACGCGAAGGCATTCCAGCAGATCTTCCATCATTTCAAACCCATTTACTTCATCGACAATCATGTGAGCAACGGCGCTGATTACCAGTATCTTTTCACTTATATTTCGACCAACAAAGAACGCTTAGGAAAGAAACTCGGCGATTATTTCAACCGGAAGATGCAGCCCGAAATCCTGCAAAACATTGAAAAGAAAGGCGTGCTTTCTACGCCTTACGTGAACATTCACGGGGATTCGCCCGATGACGGTTTCCCCGCCTTCATGGATACGCCGCGCTATGCCACCGGCTACACGACTTTGTTCAATACCCTTGGCACGGTGGCCGAAACGCACATGCTGAAGCCTTATCCGGAGCGGGTTCGTGCGACTTACGAATATATGTTGGCTTCCATGGATTATGTGGCAACAAACAGCACCGAAATTCAGCAGTTGATGTTTTCGAGTCTAAATGAATTAAAGCCCGGCAGCGCATATCCGATTCAGTGGAAACTCGACAGTACACAGTTTCAGCTGCTTGATTTTAAAGGTTACGAAGCCGCCCAAAAACCCAGCGAAGTTTCGGGAAAACCGCGGCTGTACTATGACCGAACAAAACCTTTCAGCCGGAAAGTGAGGTTTTTCGATCATTATAAATCCACTAAAAGCATCACCATCCCGAAATATTACATCGTTCCTAAATCTGAAAGAAAGGTGATTGAACACCTGATGCGCAACCTGATCCAGATGCGGGAAATCAGCCGCGACTCTGCCGCGACTGTGGAAATGTACAGAATCGTCGATTATAAAACAGTAAAAAATCCTTACGAAGGCCATTATCTGCACTACGAAACAACCGTAAGACCGGAAACTAAAAGCGTAACCCTGACGAAAGGCGATTTCCTTATTTCAACCAGTCAGCCCGGCGTGAAATATCTGCTCGAGACCCTGGAACCCGAAGCGGCGGATTCGTTCTTCAACTGGAATTTCTTTGATGCGATTCTGGGACAAAAAGAATATTATTCAGATTATGTTTTTGAAGATACGGCCGCGGAACTACTGCGCACGAACAGCGCGTTGAGAACCGCTTTTGAGTTACAAAAAACCGCTGATCCGGCTTTCGCGAAAGATGGCGACAAACAGCTCGAATGGATTTACCGTAACTCGCCGTATTACGAGGGAACAGTGGGTCTATATCCGATATTCAGGATTTTGTGA
- a CDS encoding cupin-like domain-containing protein, with the protein MGLHLTPIDVVEDITQEDFREKYLKARKPVVIRNMAKNWPAYQKWTMDYMKETVGDVEVPLYDSAKADPSAPINASAAKMKFGDYIDLIQREPTDLRIFLFDPIKFAPKLLEDYVSPKELMGGFLDKYPNMFFGGKGSVTFLHYDIDMAHIFHTHFNGRKHILLFDYKWKERLYKIPFATYALEDYDISNPDFEKFPALDGIEGIECFLEHGDTLFMPTGWWHWMKYLDGSFSISLRAWDESWGVKAHSLWNLTVQRNFDNFMKRNFKQRYMSWKEKKAIERANFALKKGLPK; encoded by the coding sequence ATGGGACTTCATTTAACGCCGATTGATGTGGTGGAAGACATCACACAAGAAGACTTCCGCGAAAAATATTTAAAGGCCAGAAAGCCTGTCGTCATCCGCAACATGGCGAAAAACTGGCCGGCGTACCAGAAATGGACCATGGATTACATGAAGGAAACCGTGGGCGATGTGGAAGTGCCACTATATGACTCCGCGAAAGCCGATCCCTCCGCGCCTATCAATGCTTCCGCGGCTAAAATGAAATTCGGGGATTATATTGATCTCATTCAAAGAGAACCTACTGATTTGCGAATATTCCTTTTCGATCCGATAAAGTTTGCTCCTAAATTACTCGAAGATTATGTATCGCCGAAGGAACTGATGGGAGGATTTCTGGATAAATACCCCAATATGTTCTTCGGTGGGAAGGGCTCAGTCACCTTTCTGCACTATGATATTGACATGGCGCACATTTTCCACACGCATTTCAACGGCCGGAAGCATATTCTGCTTTTCGATTATAAATGGAAAGAGCGTCTTTACAAAATTCCGTTCGCTACGTATGCGTTGGAGGATTACGATATCTCGAACCCTGATTTCGAGAAATTCCCTGCATTAGACGGTATAGAGGGCATTGAATGTTTCCTGGAGCACGGCGACACGCTCTTCATGCCGACCGGCTGGTGGCACTGGATGAAGTATCTAGACGGCAGTTTCTCGATCTCGCTGCGCGCATGGGACGAATCCTGGGGCGTTAAAGCACATTCGCTATGGAATCTTACCGTGCAACGCAATTTCGACAACTTCATGAAGCGCAATTTCAAGCAGAGATACATGAGCTGGAAAGAGAAAAAAGCGATTGAGCGCGCGAATTTTGCTTTGAAAAAAGGATTGCCAAAATAG
- a CDS encoding ferrous iron transport protein A: protein MKTLKSNKLCCFPKDKQGKIVGYENDELKMPNKIIEMGLLPETGFRILYQAPFSGPLYIEYGAEKSRIALRQEEAQFIIVESAV, encoded by the coding sequence TTGAAAACATTAAAATCCAACAAGCTGTGCTGCTTCCCGAAAGACAAACAAGGGAAAATCGTAGGTTATGAAAACGATGAACTGAAGATGCCTAACAAAATAATAGAAATGGGACTTCTGCCCGAAACAGGATTCCGAATCCTTTATCAGGCGCCATTCAGCGGACCGCTGTATATTGAATACGGCGCCGAGAAGAGCAGGATTGCCCTCCGGCAGGAAGAAGCCCAGTTCATCATCGTAGAGTCCGCAGTATAG
- a CDS encoding RNA polymerase sigma factor produces the protein MKSKEEEIIGLMSSEKTRDKGVRLMMDAYQSRLYWHIRRIIVDHNLAQDVLQETFIKAYQNFHQFKRDSQLYTWLYRIATNESLQQLNKLKRMQKTDEDVEYHLQNLVADNASSDAEEIQILLQKAIHTLPEKQKLVFTMRYYEDLPYEDISKILDMSVGTLKTNYHYAKQKVEDYIKQNYKE, from the coding sequence ATGAAGAGTAAGGAAGAAGAAATTATCGGGTTGATGTCCAGCGAAAAAACCCGCGACAAGGGTGTTCGCCTGATGATGGATGCTTACCAGAGCAGGTTATATTGGCATATCAGAAGGATTATTGTAGACCACAACCTCGCGCAGGATGTTTTACAGGAAACCTTCATAAAAGCCTACCAGAATTTTCATCAGTTCAAGCGCGACAGTCAACTCTATACTTGGCTTTACCGCATTGCAACCAATGAGTCGCTACAGCAGCTTAATAAACTCAAAAGAATGCAGAAAACCGATGAAGATGTCGAGTATCACCTGCAAAACCTGGTGGCAGATAACGCCTCTTCTGACGCAGAGGAAATCCAAATTCTGTTGCAGAAGGCGATACACACCCTCCCGGAGAAGCAAAAACTGGTTTTCACAATGAGATATTATGAGGATTTGCCTTACGAAGATATTTCTAAGATTTTAGATATGTCGGTAGGCACCCTCAAAACAAATTACCATTATGCAAAGCAAAAGGTAGAAGATTATATAAAACAGAACTACAAAGAATAA
- a CDS encoding carboxypeptidase regulatory-like domain-containing protein: MQTMKNFVFFLFTVMFSFTSQAQTTVSGKISDADGQPVPNASVTIEEPGKDAIMAYAISNAKGEYKVTFTSAEATVDLKIKAFNQKPLFRNIRNQAQTLNFSLESDATEIKEVKLKTRLITKKGDTISYDLKAFESKADRTLADVLKKIPGIEVNTDGSVLYQGEPINKFYVNGKDLMEGGYGTVNNSLPKDAVQKVEVMENHQPVKILQDKVPSENAGLNVVLKKSVTMTGRGELGVGMDPLLWNVKLTPMFFGQKNQWVVNYKANNNGESVEKEGNLLGFGNRWEGRRGQTGQKSWLNVERAGVPDIPEKRYLMNNVHFLSANVLTTPFKSKEWELKASASYTNNNIERIDNNTRIYEPGSSIVPSGGIYTAETENHFYTNAAKGEVIFTKNAKKGFFKNTTTWNGYWNDANAAIDNMLPPAPGTAQPIRKLGNQALSSPSGIFQNSLSTILPWKEKLFNVMSYISYQKDEQTLDISPASYVNSGGNFNEANLYQSLRQQASSQSVNATHSASVGFSYKKWTFTPEVGLNLSYNNLESLLSGRNAGTYTSLGSRYQNDAEWNEVMPYTQVGVNYKSNNVNLSLNLPLNFYDIAYRDNLRGSYLETNKAVIEPNLFANVDFASFFKLWAFAGQSYDFGNFGFLYGGSILTSPLNLTQRQSDLMPEYRNQYAGSRLEYRNPLNNLFFNVRYNYSANKRNLIERFTGDGFSSSLTLLALENTINSQTESVEIGKYFPKFKTNASVSFGNIDSKGFSFFNELQETRTNRQNLSVKFNNTYFSWLSVDYNAAFNWAKQKNATVNFSNTSSGWTHNLATYIYPLENHTIGFFWDEINSKVGTESLHNAFFDLSYQYTWAKKKIDFEIKWLNIAGKEVFERISYDPQFLLTTVNTINIRPSQVMFTVKFNFK, from the coding sequence ATGCAAACTATGAAGAATTTCGTCTTTTTTTTATTCACTGTCATGTTTTCCTTTACTTCGCAGGCACAGACTACTGTTTCGGGCAAGATAAGCGATGCCGACGGGCAGCCTGTTCCGAACGCGAGTGTCACGATAGAAGAACCTGGGAAAGATGCCATCATGGCGTATGCGATCTCGAATGCTAAAGGCGAATATAAAGTTACGTTCACTTCAGCAGAAGCTACGGTGGATCTGAAGATCAAAGCCTTCAACCAGAAACCGCTGTTCAGAAATATTAGAAACCAGGCGCAAACCCTTAATTTCAGCCTTGAATCTGATGCCACGGAAATCAAGGAAGTAAAACTCAAAACACGACTGATTACCAAAAAAGGCGACACGATCTCCTACGATTTAAAAGCTTTTGAAAGCAAAGCCGACCGTACGCTGGCGGATGTTTTGAAGAAAATCCCCGGCATTGAGGTCAATACGGATGGTTCGGTGCTTTACCAGGGCGAACCCATCAATAAATTTTATGTCAACGGAAAAGATTTAATGGAAGGCGGCTACGGCACGGTGAACAATTCTTTGCCAAAAGATGCCGTGCAAAAAGTGGAAGTGATGGAAAATCACCAGCCGGTGAAAATCCTACAGGATAAAGTACCTTCCGAGAATGCCGGCCTGAATGTGGTTTTAAAGAAATCTGTCACCATGACGGGCAGGGGAGAATTGGGTGTTGGTATGGATCCGCTCCTTTGGAATGTGAAACTTACCCCCATGTTCTTTGGCCAGAAAAACCAGTGGGTGGTAAATTATAAAGCCAATAACAACGGCGAAAGCGTGGAGAAAGAGGGCAATCTGTTAGGTTTCGGGAACCGCTGGGAAGGCCGCCGCGGGCAGACCGGCCAAAAAAGTTGGTTAAATGTGGAAAGAGCGGGCGTACCCGATATTCCGGAGAAACGTTACCTCATGAATAACGTACATTTCCTCTCGGCCAATGTGCTTACCACGCCGTTCAAAAGCAAGGAATGGGAACTGAAGGCCAGCGCCAGCTATACGAATAACAATATAGAACGCATTGACAATAATACCAGGATTTACGAGCCGGGTTCTTCCATTGTGCCATCAGGAGGAATTTATACGGCTGAAACTGAAAATCATTTCTATACCAATGCGGCAAAAGGCGAGGTAATTTTCACTAAAAACGCGAAGAAAGGCTTTTTTAAAAATACCACGACATGGAATGGCTACTGGAACGATGCGAATGCCGCTATCGACAATATGCTGCCGCCTGCGCCCGGTACCGCGCAACCCATCAGAAAACTCGGAAACCAGGCGCTAAGCTCGCCTTCGGGGATTTTTCAGAACTCTTTGAGCACCATTCTTCCGTGGAAGGAAAAACTCTTCAATGTGATGAGCTACATCAGCTACCAGAAAGATGAGCAAACACTGGATATTTCGCCCGCCAGTTATGTAAATTCCGGCGGAAACTTTAATGAAGCGAATCTATACCAATCGCTGCGCCAGCAAGCCTCATCGCAAAGTGTGAACGCCACGCATTCTGCCTCGGTAGGTTTCAGTTATAAAAAATGGACTTTCACGCCGGAAGTAGGTTTAAATTTAAGCTACAATAACCTGGAGTCGCTGCTTTCCGGTAGAAACGCCGGCACCTACACTTCGCTCGGCAGTAGATACCAGAATGATGCTGAATGGAATGAAGTGATGCCTTACACCCAGGTAGGCGTCAACTACAAATCAAATAATGTAAACCTTAGCCTTAATTTACCTTTGAATTTCTACGACATTGCTTACCGTGATAATTTAAGAGGATCTTATCTGGAAACCAACAAGGCGGTGATAGAGCCAAACCTTTTCGCAAACGTAGATTTTGCCTCTTTCTTTAAACTTTGGGCCTTTGCGGGACAGTCGTATGATTTCGGCAACTTTGGCTTTTTGTATGGCGGCAGCATCCTTACCTCACCGCTGAATCTTACCCAAAGACAGTCGGACCTGATGCCCGAATACCGCAACCAATACGCCGGCAGCCGTTTAGAATACCGTAACCCGCTGAACAATCTCTTCTTCAATGTCCGTTATAACTATTCTGCCAATAAAAGAAACCTGATAGAGCGTTTTACCGGCGATGGTTTCAGTTCGTCACTTACATTGCTGGCACTTGAAAATACCATAAACTCCCAGACCGAAAGTGTAGAGATCGGTAAATATTTCCCGAAATTTAAAACCAACGCATCGGTAAGTTTTGGGAATATAGATTCCAAAGGGTTTTCATTCTTCAACGAGTTGCAGGAAACCAGGACCAACCGCCAAAACCTGAGTGTGAAATTCAACAATACATATTTTTCATGGCTCAGTGTAGATTATAACGCCGCTTTCAACTGGGCGAAACAGAAGAATGCGACCGTGAACTTCAGCAACACCTCTTCAGGCTGGACGCACAACCTCGCTACCTACATCTATCCTTTAGAAAATCATACGATCGGCTTCTTCTGGGACGAAATCAACAGCAAAGTGGGCACGGAAAGTTTACACAACGCCTTCTTCGACCTTTCGTACCAATACACCTGGGCTAAGAAAAAAATCGATTTCGAAATTAAGTGGCTTAATATCGCGGGCAAAGAGGTCTTCGAAAGGATTTCTTACGATCCGCAGTTTCTGCTGACCACGGTGAACACCATCAACATTCGCCCGAGCCAGGTAATGTTTACGGTGAAATTCAATTTTAAATAA
- the lepA gene encoding translation elongation factor 4: MKNIRNFCIIAHIDHGKSTLADRLLEYTGTVTQRELQSQTLDDMDLEKERGITIKSHAIQMDYELDGEKYILNLIDTPGHVDFSYEVSRSIAACEGALLIVDAAQSIQAQTISNLYLALENDLTIIPILNKIDLPSANPEEVTDEIMNLIGCDYEDVLRVSGKTGEGVHDLLEQIVKRIPAPVGDPEAPLQALVFDSVYNPFRGIEAYFKVVNGSIKKGQRIKFMATEKMYEADEVGTLKLKQQPKTEIKTGDVGYIISGIKDAREVKVGDTITSFENGAPNPIEGFEEVKPMVFAGIYPIESEDFEELRVSLEKLRLNDASLVFEPESSAALGFGFRCGFLGMLHMEIVQERLDREFDMNVITTVPNVSYHGYSKRDPETPILINNPSEMMDPTTMDRVEEPFIKASIITKSDFVGAVMTLCIEKRGEIVNQSYLTSDRVELIFNMPLAEVVFDFYDRLKSISKGYASFDYHPIGFRASKLVKMDILINGDMVDALSSLIHESNAYYIGKRMCEKLRELIPRQQFDIAVQAALGTKVIARETIKALRKDVTAKCYGGDISRKRKLLEKQKEGKKKMKQIGRVEVPQSAFMAVLKLND; encoded by the coding sequence ATGAAAAACATACGAAACTTCTGCATCATCGCACATATAGACCACGGTAAGTCCACGCTCGCAGACCGATTGCTCGAATATACCGGCACCGTTACCCAGCGCGAACTCCAGTCACAGACCCTCGATGATATGGACCTCGAGAAAGAACGTGGAATCACCATCAAATCCCACGCGATCCAGATGGATTACGAACTCGATGGCGAAAAATATATCCTTAACCTGATCGATACACCCGGCCACGTAGACTTCTCTTACGAAGTATCACGTTCCATCGCTGCCTGCGAAGGTGCGCTTCTCATCGTAGATGCCGCGCAAAGTATTCAGGCACAGACGATAAGCAACCTTTACCTTGCGCTCGAAAATGATCTGACCATCATCCCGATTCTGAATAAAATCGACCTTCCTTCCGCCAATCCGGAGGAAGTAACCGATGAGATCATGAACCTCATTGGCTGCGACTACGAAGATGTTTTACGCGTTTCCGGCAAGACCGGCGAAGGCGTGCACGATCTCCTCGAACAGATCGTCAAAAGAATCCCCGCTCCCGTTGGTGATCCCGAGGCTCCGCTGCAAGCTTTGGTTTTCGACTCGGTTTACAATCCGTTCCGCGGCATTGAAGCTTATTTTAAAGTCGTGAACGGCAGTATCAAGAAAGGTCAGCGAATCAAATTCATGGCCACCGAAAAAATGTACGAAGCCGATGAGGTCGGTACCTTAAAACTTAAACAACAGCCAAAAACTGAGATTAAAACCGGCGACGTTGGCTACATCATCTCTGGAATTAAAGATGCACGCGAAGTGAAAGTAGGAGATACCATCACAAGTTTCGAAAATGGCGCGCCCAATCCAATCGAAGGTTTCGAGGAAGTGAAACCGATGGTTTTTGCGGGAATTTACCCCATCGAATCCGAAGATTTCGAGGAACTGCGCGTTTCCCTGGAAAAGCTTCGTCTGAATGATGCTTCACTCGTTTTCGAACCTGAATCTTCCGCCGCACTAGGTTTCGGTTTCCGTTGCGGATTCCTTGGCATGCTGCACATGGAGATCGTGCAGGAAAGACTCGACCGTGAGTTTGATATGAACGTCATCACCACCGTTCCGAACGTTTCGTACCACGGTTATTCAAAACGTGATCCCGAAACCCCAATCCTCATCAACAATCCATCTGAAATGATGGATCCCACCACGATGGATCGGGTAGAAGAGCCTTTCATCAAAGCTTCCATCATCACAAAATCCGATTTCGTAGGTGCTGTAATGACGCTTTGCATCGAAAAACGCGGCGAAATAGTCAACCAAAGCTACCTTACCTCAGACCGGGTGGAACTGATCTTTAATATGCCTTTGGCGGAAGTAGTTTTCGATTTTTATGACCGTCTGAAATCCATTTCGAAAGGTTATGCCTCATTTGATTATCACCCGATCGGTTTCCGCGCTTCAAAACTCGTGAAGATGGACATCCTGATCAACGGTGATATGGTAGATGCGCTTTCATCGCTTATCCACGAGAGCAATGCGTACTACATCGGTAAAAGAATGTGCGAAAAACTTCGCGAACTTATCCCGCGCCAGCAGTTTGACATCGCGGTGCAGGCGGCTTTGGGAACCAAAGTCATTGCACGTGAAACCATTAAAGCATTAAGAAAAGACGTTACGGCCAAGTGTTACGGTGGTGATATCTCGCGTAAGCGGAAACTCCTTGAAAAACAGAAAGAAGGAAAGAAGAAAATGAAGCAGATCGGTCGGGTAGAGGTTCCGCAATCAGCCTTTATGGCGGTGCTGAAGCTGAATGATTAA
- a CDS encoding GLPGLI family protein: MKKFFFLFLMTAFIAVSAQETANRFFYDLTFKPKKDSARTERVMMILDITKDKSIYRDYTMVAQDSILKIQVEAMQKSGVFKDISKMVTMPKFSEKVYKFYPEMKVQYVERISSGFTPVNIGYNDDAKMDWKISAEKAKIGSYNAQKATTEFGGRKWIAWFSSEIPLQDGPYKFHGLPGLIVKIEDEGSNYIWELKGNKKVENFNETTYLESISPGGNGGKVQEVSREKFEKTFADYKKDPFASARPMLRPEMMSQKIPGSDLTIGEMVKQQEKMMKDFYGANNNPIEVATPAPKGKK, encoded by the coding sequence ATGAAAAAGTTTTTCTTCCTGTTTCTAATGACAGCTTTCATCGCGGTGAGCGCGCAGGAGACCGCCAACCGTTTCTTCTACGACCTTACCTTTAAACCCAAGAAAGATTCGGCCAGGACAGAACGTGTGATGATGATTCTCGACATCACCAAAGACAAATCAATCTACCGCGATTATACGATGGTAGCGCAGGATTCTATCCTTAAAATTCAGGTTGAAGCAATGCAGAAATCAGGCGTTTTCAAAGATATTTCTAAAATGGTGACCATGCCGAAGTTTTCGGAAAAAGTGTACAAATTTTATCCTGAAATGAAAGTTCAATACGTTGAACGTATATCAAGCGGCTTTACACCCGTGAACATCGGTTATAATGATGACGCCAAAATGGACTGGAAAATATCGGCTGAAAAGGCCAAGATCGGAAGTTATAACGCCCAGAAAGCCACTACCGAATTTGGCGGCAGAAAATGGATCGCGTGGTTCTCCTCTGAAATTCCTTTGCAGGACGGACCTTACAAATTTCATGGGTTACCAGGCCTTATCGTGAAGATTGAGGATGAAGGAAGCAACTATATTTGGGAACTCAAAGGAAATAAGAAGGTAGAGAACTTTAATGAAACCACTTATCTGGAGAGCATCTCTCCGGGCGGGAACGGCGGAAAAGTGCAGGAAGTTTCACGCGAGAAGTTTGAAAAGACATTTGCTGATTACAAGAAAGACCCTTTCGCCTCCGCAAGACCGATGCTAAGGCCCGAAATGATGTCACAGAAAATCCCCGGCAGCGACCTGACCATCGGTGAAATGGTAAAACAGCAGGAAAAAATGATGAAAGATTTTTATGGTGCCAATAATAATCCGATCGAGGTGGCCACACCCGCGCCGAAAGGTAAAAAATAG
- a CDS encoding DinB family protein gives METLPILKQEFEAEYQITKKFFEAYDDSLNDFAPHEKSMKMMPLATHIAEIFGWPEIIMKTEKLDFAAGDYKPTFLKSRSELLQKLDEDYQKTRQTFSGMQESDLEGRWKITMGEQVLQDFSKYTALRHALNQITHHRAQLGVYYRLNGIAVPASYGPSADTEEL, from the coding sequence ATGGAAACTTTACCCATCCTAAAACAAGAGTTTGAAGCAGAGTACCAAATCACCAAAAAGTTCTTCGAAGCGTACGATGACAGCCTAAATGACTTTGCGCCGCACGAAAAAAGCATGAAAATGATGCCGCTCGCCACGCACATCGCCGAAATCTTCGGCTGGCCGGAAATCATCATGAAAACTGAGAAGTTGGATTTTGCTGCGGGTGACTACAAACCTACTTTTTTGAAGTCAAGAAGCGAACTGCTGCAAAAACTTGATGAAGATTACCAGAAAACCAGACAGACTTTCAGCGGTATGCAGGAAAGTGATCTGGAAGGCAGATGGAAAATCACGATGGGCGAACAGGTATTACAAGATTTCAGCAAGTACACCGCGCTTCGCCACGCCCTGAACCAAATTACGCATCACCGCGCGCAATTAGGCGTTTATTACCGCCTGAACGGTATCGCGGTGCCGGCCAGCTACGGACCCAGCGCCGATACAGAAGAGCTTTAA
- a CDS encoding GLPGLI family protein, translated as MKKLSLLLVFFGLMVSAQNNRAIYEYRFRPDSTKTDSLKTEWMYLDISKNGSKYYSKKAFESDSIVAESIKKQMASGSRNVAISRQRDGGEINYEVEKSYPGYQTYLTASIGNDRYRVAEDRKPEWKIEPEKKKIGEFSVQKATTDFAGRTWEAWFTTDVPIQDGPYKFSGLPGLIVSVADKSGSHSMELKGLKKILHTSSTEIDTQGRDIPMIKKKPIEVNRLQYAKQLKQHENDPVQGMRELLSRPNSKVKINMNGKEISNSAEILRSMERNARDEIARNNNKIELKP; from the coding sequence ATGAAAAAACTGTCATTGCTCCTGGTCTTTTTTGGTTTAATGGTTTCAGCCCAAAACAACCGCGCGATCTACGAATACCGATTTCGGCCCGATTCTACCAAAACGGACAGCCTGAAAACGGAATGGATGTATCTTGACATCTCGAAAAACGGCTCAAAATATTACAGTAAGAAAGCTTTTGAGAGCGACTCGATTGTCGCCGAAAGCATTAAGAAACAAATGGCCTCCGGAAGCCGGAATGTTGCGATATCACGCCAGCGCGACGGTGGCGAGATCAACTATGAAGTGGAGAAATCCTATCCCGGATATCAGACGTATCTCACGGCGTCAATTGGTAACGACAGGTATAGAGTGGCAGAAGATCGGAAACCTGAATGGAAAATTGAGCCTGAAAAGAAGAAAATCGGTGAATTCTCGGTGCAAAAAGCCACTACAGACTTCGCCGGCAGAACCTGGGAAGCGTGGTTTACAACCGATGTCCCGATTCAGGACGGGCCGTACAAATTTTCCGGCTTGCCGGGCCTGATCGTTTCAGTAGCGGACAAAAGTGGCAGCCACAGTATGGAACTTAAAGGGTTGAAGAAAATTTTGCACACATCCTCCACCGAAATTGATACACAGGGCCGCGACATTCCGATGATCAAGAAGAAACCAATCGAAGTAAACCGTCTGCAATACGCAAAACAGTTGAAACAGCATGAAAACGATCCCGTTCAGGGCATGCGTGAACTTCTATCGAGACCCAATTCAAAGGTTAAGATCAACATGAACGGCAAAGAAATCTCAAACTCCGCCGAAATTCTGCGAAGCATGGAACGAAATGCGCGTGATGAAATCGCGCGTAACAACAATAAAATCGAACTAAAACCGTAA